DNA sequence from the Vicia villosa cultivar HV-30 ecotype Madison, WI linkage group LG3, Vvil1.0, whole genome shotgun sequence genome:
CAAAGTACTGGTGAACATGTCAATCATCTCACGTTCAGTCATCGGTGGCTGAACTCTTGCAGCTAACTcacgccatttctgagcgtactctttgaaagattctttagacccctgaaccaaactctgcaactgggtcctgttgggtgccatatcaacattgtactgatagtgcttaatgaaagcctccacaagatctctccaagaatggaTATGGGTGCGTTCAAGTTGAACATACCACTCCAAGGAAGCTCCAGCCAAGCTATCCTAGAAGAAATGCATTAGAAAACCCTCATCCTCAGAATAAACTGACATCTTGCGATAGTATGCTTTGACATGAGTCATGGGACAAGTCGccccattgtatttgtcaaaagatggaactttgaattttggtggGATCCTCACACCGGGAACCaaccccaagtcattgatatccatgcctaacacccctttgccttcaacaGCTCTGAGACGTTCTTCAATCAGACGATACCTTTCAACTTCGTCATGTGCACCTTCAGCACTATGCCTTGATACCTGGTCAAAGTTCtcaacattgaaatccaaattaCCACGGTTCTGATGATCTCTCCTTCCCAACTTACGAGACGGGGGTGGAGGTGGAAACCCGTGATGCTAattgaaaggattatagtgcccTTCCACGTGATAAACTCATTTGGATCATGATGATCGTCAATTCTACCAGACACATCATCAAACAGCCCTGGATGTCCTCCATTCTCATTCCTTCTGGAGTTCTCGACAAGAACTCGCAAGTCATCCTGCCCTTTGGTCGCATTACtcaatgcttccataaactgcgccatctgcgcattcatctgctctgtcagttgagctctcatctctgccatttgttcctgaatctgttccatctgccttctctgattgctcctagtcggatacgggtgattagccgtcttagaactccttctgataacaaaacagtgagacataagatataagacctgcaaaacctgcaaatacatgacatgtatgatatatgaatgatatgcatgaaatgtttgtcaattttcaggtatccaagagttcatcccactttcagataggacatagaAACCCTGATACCGAATATATTTGAATAACAATCCACACACGAGAATAATTCAGCAAACTGAGCATATTTCATTCCAACATAACTGAGAATTTGAGTTCatacaaataaaacacataacCGTGTCACAATGTGCTCATACAAAAGAAATCCAGAATATCAAaatgcgaccccatccaacagtcctggacatgggCGACAAACATCAAGAATACACATCAAATCAAACCCTAGACCAAACAAATCCAATCCACAGCAGCACTAGGATCGTCTGACAACAGAATGAGCTCCTCCGTCTCCTCTCCGCTGGGATCGGAGGCTTGCGAGCTCTTCTTCAAGTCGAGCTGATTTGGCTTTCTCTCCCATCAACTGTTGTTCTGAATCCTGCATCCTTCTCTTGCTATTGCTTTCAGACCTTCGCAACTTCGCACACTCCTGCTGTTTTCGGTACAAGCTTTCTTCCATCAAGTCATGAGATCGCCTTTGGGCACGTGTCATGCTTGAACCTTCACCTTGCGCATGCTTGAGCTTACGAGCCAATTCCGCCTTTTCGCGATCTTGAAAATACCTCTCCAAGCCAACCTCATTGTCCTTTGCTCTTAGTTTGATGTTGTCCGCTTCAATTTGAATATAGAGTTCAGCCGCAACGGTATCAGATAAAACCACGGGAGGTTGCTCATACAATGGACATGACCTCGCGAATGGCAACAACAGATTTGCCACTCTTGCTTCAACCCACTTTCGGTAAGGACCCATAGCAATAGGAACTTTCTTGCTCAAAGTAGTCTGATCTCTCTTGTGAACTTTGGTCCAAGCATACGCTATCTTCTCTAACTCCATAGAATCTTTACCATCAGCAAAATACACTGATTcaaacgcttctacatcattctgAGTCCTTTCCATTGCATATCCCAATTGACGATAGGCGAGTGTGGGATTGTAACTAATGCAACCTCTGGTTCCTATGAGAGGAACGTTGGGATATTGACCGCAACTAGTGATGATGTTCCAAATTTTCCCCACACAATAGTTCCACCTGATGTCGTAAGATGTGAGGTTAACAATCCTATCTGACCACTTaagagaactcttcttgagcacaaAAGGTCCTCTCACCGGCAAATGCAACATGAACCACTGACACAACAACGGAAGACAAGAACCAACAACATATCCTCCCTTCTTACTTCTCGAATGGATCGAAAAATAAGCGTCTGCAAGCAACGTTGGCACGGGGTTTTTGTTCATAAAGACACAAATCGCCGCCAAACTCACAAAGTTCTCTCTTGAAGGAAACAAAACAATACCATAAATCATGATGGCAAGCAAACGACTAAAATCAACCCACTGCTCCTTCTTCGCCGCATCCTCAGCCCTACTGATCAAAAAGCAAAGATAGAAACCAGAAACACCGCCCGATGACTTCCAATTTCTTTCCACCTCCTTTATACCCATGTGAAGAGCTTTAGCTATTTTTTCAAATCTCACAACCTCGGGAACTCGAATGAAAGGTACATCATCAGTGATTCGGATGTTGAGTATGTAAGAAAATTCCTCGAGTGTTGGCACCAGTTGATAGTCCTGAAACGTAAAACACCTCAACtgtggatcatagaactgaaacagggtgatcaaagccattggatcgaaagatgttttgaggaTGGAGAGCAAATTGCAATAATCATGATTGAAGTCACGAAGAACCTCCCCTTCCAACCGAGAACTCAAACCAATCAACCCCGAAACATCAATACCCGGAATCTTGTAAGCTCTGGTATACCTTGTACGCTCCTTGACAGTATCAGTGGGAATGTCCATCTTCAACTTGGGTGAACTCCTGAATATCCCTGAAAATATGACATGCaaatgtttgttatacatatatattttttttttgcgtttcttttggaaataaatatgctatgatgcacagtggtgggacttgttgccgcccaccaggcattctggactgccggtaacacacatagtacagagccaaaggttcggcccccaaaTGGATATACCATACGGTACATAGGATGTCAACCCACAGAACCAAAGCCCGTAGTcaacaacacactggaatagaacacagactactactcgaacaagaaccgtagtaccccacgaacaggaaccaatagtacactcgaacaagaacagcggtaaccctcgaacaagaacagcggtaacccacgaacaagaaccaaagttaccatcaatgtacctgttaagcaatgattgattcccgccccactcacgggtaaatctaggccaaggtaggtcaaaaagccaacagaggatcgaatgtaggcgctatcatacgatattgcctcattccaccaagctctgcccgtggatacgtgatcagatcaatcaggcatacgccttctgtccgtcacggccactctattcctagttcctatggtatcactcatagcctgggtattgggccttttacctcttgaaacacccacccgcagatagaaatccagacagtccagaatatgatgcagaaaagtaaaagcgcacatagaatgcaatgcaaacaggcaaatatgcaaagcagtaaaacacccaatgataaacacacaagcgctaggatcgactcgctgagtccggaccagcaacaggtcgagacatccccagcagagtcgccagctatcgctaccgcgaaaattaacagagtcgccactaacatatttatcctgaaaaggaagggaatgccagcaaaccgcaaaacaaaacaatggtc
Encoded proteins:
- the LOC131659546 gene encoding uncharacterized protein LOC131659546, producing the protein MDIPTDTVKERTRYTRAYKIPGIDVSGLIGLSSRLEGEDYQLVPTLEEFSYILNIRITDDVPFIRVPEVVRFEKIAKALHMGIKEVERNWKSSGGVSGFYLCFLISRAEDAAKKEQWVDFSRLLAIMIYGIVLFPSRENFVSLAAICVFMNKNPVPTLLADAYFSIHSRSKKGGYVVGSCLPLLCQWFMLHLPVRGPFVLKKSSLKWSDRIVNLTSYDIRWNYCVGKIWNIITSCGQYPNVPLIGTRGCISYNPTLAYRQLGYAMERTQNDVEAFESVYFADGKDSMELEKIAYAWTKVHKRDQTTLSKKVPIAMGPYRKWVEARVANLLLPFARSCPLYEQPPVVLSDTVAAELYIQIEADNIKLRAKDNEVGLERYFQDREKAELARKLKHAQGEGSSMTRAQRRSHDLMEESLYRKQQECAKLRRSESNSKRRMQDSEQQLMGEKAKSARLEEELASLRSQRRGDGGAHSVVRRS